One genomic window of Polaromonas sp. SP1 includes the following:
- a CDS encoding PriCT-2 domain-containing protein has product MINSFLISNIEEPTSIDNGVVDSKPRDDSESLRAFAAEASRLFEPLSPFPEGDTSDIPITSSGFDAATLGTKPAVDSITNSRFVSAVFETTLDGATAAVCSKAGDPTDHSGWPAMAALNVNVQCPPGRNNYVNCATVRPDPDGTIRARKANFASYQVTVLDDIGTKVPFRDIVGLKPSWIIETSRGNYQVGIIHDVPLQDLALIERFQKALKTRNLSDGDALNGSTRWVRLPVAVNGKAKHCDAAGAPFQCQLITWNPERRYSIDQIVKMLSIEAEFAASVNQVTPQFQRETADENSTEVLAMLLDFIDPNCGYRDWANALMAVHNETGGSDEGLDLVDAWSSGGRGYPGRSTMEAKWRSFRGGAANPLTIGTLIKMAKDAGDSDLEYIDALAKGFIPCEMEVIAPGKSLKLDAPITPPPLVPIDSAPVVPVAPAPAVQPKRHPLEKFSLRGQSAELRKRSLGERPILGEIGIQGQLLVIYAAPNTGKTLITFSLLWESIQRGRINPDRLFYLNMDDNSTGLAEKSRIADDSGFHMLVDGYEGFKAHDLEALVRDMVAKRTIDGAVIVLDTMKKFVNVMDKKDCSRFASAMRTFAMQGGTLIALAHVNKNPGADGQRVFAGTTDIVDDFDNAYMLTQVAVAEGVKTVEFKNIKRRGNNPERAGYSYSIERQARYEDVLLTVKEIDLMDLDPIKQAAALVADEVLIKMVEGQIMAGVVKRMELIKGVSDLCGASRANVSGIVTRYTGGDPTMHRWNYKTGARGAHLFELLDRPAT; this is encoded by the coding sequence ATGATAAATAGCTTTTTAATTTCAAATATCGAAGAACCCACCTCGATCGATAACGGGGTGGTTGATTCAAAACCTCGCGATGATTCCGAATCTTTACGCGCCTTTGCGGCCGAAGCCAGCAGGCTTTTCGAGCCACTTAGTCCCTTCCCGGAAGGCGATACATCGGATATTCCCATCACGAGCTCTGGATTCGACGCTGCGACCTTGGGCACGAAGCCTGCGGTAGATTCCATTACTAATTCAAGGTTTGTCTCGGCTGTTTTTGAGACAACCCTTGATGGCGCCACTGCTGCAGTCTGCTCGAAGGCAGGAGATCCGACCGACCATAGCGGTTGGCCCGCCATGGCTGCGTTGAATGTGAATGTGCAATGCCCGCCGGGCAGGAACAATTACGTCAATTGCGCGACTGTCCGGCCTGACCCCGACGGGACCATTAGAGCCCGCAAGGCGAACTTTGCCTCCTATCAGGTCACGGTACTGGACGACATTGGCACCAAAGTACCCTTTCGGGATATCGTCGGGCTAAAGCCGTCGTGGATCATCGAAACTAGCCGCGGCAATTACCAAGTCGGGATCATCCACGACGTACCGCTGCAAGATCTGGCCCTGATTGAGCGATTCCAAAAGGCGCTCAAAACCAGAAACTTGTCTGATGGTGATGCACTGAATGGAAGCACTCGCTGGGTGAGGCTGCCGGTCGCTGTGAACGGAAAGGCCAAGCATTGCGACGCCGCCGGTGCTCCTTTTCAGTGCCAGCTGATCACTTGGAATCCCGAACGCCGATATTCGATAGATCAAATCGTCAAGATGCTGTCAATCGAGGCAGAGTTTGCGGCCTCGGTCAATCAGGTAACCCCACAGTTCCAACGTGAAACCGCTGATGAAAACTCAACGGAAGTGCTGGCAATGCTGTTGGACTTCATCGACCCGAATTGCGGTTATCGCGATTGGGCAAATGCCCTTATGGCAGTTCACAACGAAACAGGCGGCAGCGATGAAGGGCTGGATCTGGTGGATGCCTGGAGCAGTGGCGGTAGGGGATATCCGGGACGCAGCACCATGGAGGCGAAGTGGCGGTCGTTCCGGGGCGGCGCAGCAAATCCCTTGACCATAGGTACGCTCATCAAGATGGCCAAGGATGCAGGCGATTCCGACCTTGAGTACATCGATGCCCTGGCCAAAGGGTTCATACCTTGCGAAATGGAGGTGATTGCCCCGGGCAAAAGCCTGAAGCTTGATGCCCCGATAACTCCCCCGCCGCTAGTCCCGATTGATTCTGCGCCTGTGGTGCCTGTAGCTCCCGCACCGGCAGTGCAGCCTAAGAGACACCCGCTCGAGAAGTTTTCGTTACGCGGCCAAAGCGCTGAACTGAGGAAGCGTTCTCTGGGCGAGCGGCCGATCTTGGGCGAAATTGGTATTCAAGGCCAGTTGCTGGTGATTTACGCCGCGCCGAATACCGGAAAGACCTTGATTACCTTCAGTCTCTTATGGGAGAGCATCCAGAGGGGGCGCATCAACCCGGACAGGCTTTTCTATCTCAACATGGACGATAACAGTACAGGGCTGGCGGAGAAAAGTCGCATCGCTGACGATTCGGGATTTCATATGCTGGTCGACGGCTATGAAGGGTTCAAAGCCCATGATCTTGAGGCCCTTGTGAGGGACATGGTGGCAAAGCGCACTATCGACGGCGCCGTTATCGTCCTGGACACCATGAAAAAATTCGTGAATGTCATGGACAAGAAGGACTGCAGCCGATTTGCCAGCGCAATGCGCACCTTCGCAATGCAGGGAGGCACCCTTATTGCCCTTGCGCACGTGAACAAGAATCCAGGAGCAGACGGCCAAAGGGTCTTTGCGGGCACGACAGATATCGTTGACGACTTCGACAACGCATACATGCTTACGCAGGTCGCGGTCGCAGAAGGCGTCAAGACTGTGGAGTTCAAGAACATCAAGCGGCGCGGCAATAACCCGGAAAGGGCGGGCTACAGTTACTCGATTGAGCGCCAGGCGCGATACGAGGACGTGTTGCTCACCGTGAAAGAGATCGATTTGATGGACTTGGACCCTATCAAGCAAGCTGCGGCTTTGGTGGCTGATGAGGTGCTCATCAAGATGGTCGAAGGCCAAATAATGGCCGGGGTGGTCAAGCGGATGGAGTTGATTAAGGGCGTTTCGGACCTTTGCGGCGCATCTCGGGCGAATGTCTCCGGTATTGTTACCCGCTACACGGGCGGGGATCCCACTATGCACAGGTGGAACTACAAGACCGGGGCCCGGGGTGCCCATCTCTTTGAGCTGCTGGATCGACCGGCAACCTGA
- a CDS encoding site-specific integrase: MAIIEKLDQAFVDSSLQCPPGQRRVELVDPLRSGLYIEVRATSPGQGTYYLRYKDAGSKTCHQKIGRTTDMTLADARKQAKNLRASITMGADPRGELKAQKSVPTMATFFRDSYLPYAKLHKRSWKKDEGLFNNYIQGAFGDKRLNELRRQDVQEFHGRILTRGLAPATADHVVKLIRQMLNRAVEWDVIPMSPIVRIKLFNADNRLENYLTPQELERLLTVFRTDENRTVCNVALFLLCTGARLNEALAATWDQIDFQTRVWRIAAATSKSKRVRSVPLNDSAIELLEMLKGENPDRTSPHLFISGRTGEHLQNIHKVWARLRVKAGLPKLRLHDLRHQYASFLVNSGRSLYEVQKILGHSSHSVTERYAHLSSKSLMDAANSASAMIRGASSAQR, translated from the coding sequence ATGGCAATCATCGAAAAATTAGACCAGGCATTTGTCGACAGCAGCCTCCAATGCCCGCCCGGCCAGCGCCGTGTGGAGTTGGTGGACCCGCTACGCAGCGGCCTTTACATCGAAGTGCGCGCCACCAGTCCCGGCCAGGGCACCTACTACCTGCGTTACAAGGACGCCGGCAGCAAGACCTGCCACCAGAAAATCGGGCGCACCACTGACATGACCCTGGCAGACGCCCGCAAACAGGCCAAGAACCTGAGGGCGTCGATCACGATGGGAGCGGACCCACGCGGCGAACTCAAGGCCCAGAAGTCAGTACCCACTATGGCGACGTTCTTCAGGGATTCTTATCTCCCTTATGCCAAGCTGCACAAGCGGTCCTGGAAAAAGGACGAGGGCCTGTTCAACAATTACATTCAAGGGGCCTTTGGCGATAAACGGCTGAACGAGCTGCGCAGGCAGGATGTACAGGAATTCCATGGGCGTATATTGACCCGAGGCTTGGCGCCCGCAACGGCCGATCACGTGGTTAAACTCATACGCCAGATGTTGAATCGTGCGGTGGAGTGGGATGTGATCCCGATGAGCCCGATCGTGCGCATCAAACTGTTCAACGCCGACAACAGGCTGGAGAACTACCTGACGCCACAGGAGCTGGAGCGGCTGCTGACGGTGTTTCGCACCGATGAGAATCGCACGGTCTGCAATGTCGCGCTTTTTCTGCTGTGCACGGGTGCTCGCCTCAATGAAGCGCTGGCCGCGACATGGGACCAGATCGACTTCCAAACTCGAGTCTGGCGTATCGCGGCGGCCACCAGCAAGAGCAAGCGGGTCAGGTCGGTGCCGCTCAACGACAGCGCAATCGAGCTGCTCGAGATGCTCAAGGGAGAAAACCCGGATCGTACGTCACCGCACCTGTTCATCAGCGGCAGGACGGGCGAGCACCTGCAAAACATCCACAAGGTGTGGGCCAGGTTGCGCGTGAAGGCGGGGCTACCGAAGCTGAGGCTGCACGATCTGCGACATCAGTATGCGTCTTTCCTGGTCAACAGCGGCCGTAGCCTTTATGAGGTGCAGAAGATCTTGGGCCACTCCAGCCATTCCGTGACGGAACGCTACGCCCACTTGAGCTCGAAGTCTTTGATGGATGCGGCGAACAGTGCCTCGGCGATGATTCGCGGGGCGAGTTCAGCGCAGAGGTAA
- a CDS encoding AAA family ATPase has product MIEKLQTNAGGLEPSLRITPPNASANWTTVFIGENGGRKSLVLRLIADSALGRTSYSSNRGGRISIVPVSEGPSRVIAVSGTPLDRFPRSGTTDLKTRKRSAYKQQFVYLGQRAANGMSGVAQSERSLVGSLIANRRLLHEREKLLTDVFGRLGLLPRVLVRLKRAENWSLPHSRAKLLRELKNGIMKILEGLHADGSLSSDDKILERGIETVSSSSGMSRLVRALTSVDESAIRLSISTTRTSVYGASLTVSDCELLLRIGMLEVGSTTFRKSPKNSKQVPETAGGAWLSSGQWSWLGNFAGLCCELRDGSLILIDEPENSLHPDWQLEFVPSLDAILSHFQGCQVVVATHSPLIASGVSPEKGNVRVLRKTTNRRDAVVRSQEVVSTFGWSATDVYEQAFGVRNTRAKNFTKVADQALEVIRNGQKISTDKADALCQKLTEKASQLPPFDALRDVLVQISRDISRLRIKAPK; this is encoded by the coding sequence ATGATTGAGAAGCTGCAAACGAATGCTGGGGGATTAGAGCCCTCGCTCCGGATTACCCCTCCGAATGCATCCGCAAATTGGACCACTGTATTTATCGGGGAGAACGGAGGCAGAAAAAGCTTAGTCCTTCGCTTGATTGCGGATTCTGCGCTAGGGCGCACCAGCTATTCTTCGAATAGGGGCGGTCGCATCTCAATTGTTCCCGTGAGCGAAGGCCCGTCGCGGGTTATTGCAGTTTCTGGAACTCCATTGGATCGTTTTCCGCGATCGGGTACGACAGATTTAAAAACTCGCAAACGATCTGCTTATAAACAACAATTCGTTTACCTCGGACAGCGTGCAGCAAACGGCATGTCCGGAGTGGCGCAAAGTGAGCGTAGCCTAGTGGGCTCTCTCATCGCTAATAGGCGGCTGCTGCATGAAAGGGAGAAATTGCTGACCGATGTTTTTGGGCGGTTGGGATTGCTACCGAGGGTGCTGGTCAGATTGAAACGTGCAGAAAATTGGTCATTGCCTCATAGCCGAGCAAAGCTTCTGCGCGAGTTAAAAAACGGAATAATGAAAATTCTGGAAGGATTGCACGCTGACGGCTCGCTTTCCAGTGACGACAAGATTTTGGAGCGCGGCATAGAAACTGTCTCCTCCTCTAGCGGTATGTCCAGGCTTGTGCGCGCGCTGACATCTGTCGATGAAAGCGCCATTAGGTTATCAATCAGCACAACCAGAACTTCGGTTTACGGCGCATCACTTACGGTCTCAGACTGCGAACTTCTATTGCGTATTGGGATGCTAGAGGTTGGAAGTACAACTTTCCGAAAGTCCCCAAAAAATTCAAAGCAAGTCCCAGAAACTGCGGGAGGAGCATGGTTAAGCTCAGGGCAATGGAGCTGGCTAGGCAACTTTGCCGGGCTATGTTGTGAGTTGAGAGATGGCAGCTTGATCTTGATTGATGAGCCGGAAAATAGTCTGCATCCTGATTGGCAGCTCGAATTCGTGCCTTCGCTCGATGCAATATTGAGTCATTTTCAAGGCTGCCAGGTAGTAGTGGCCACACATTCGCCGCTGATTGCATCAGGAGTCTCGCCGGAAAAAGGCAATGTCCGTGTTTTAAGAAAAACTACTAACCGACGAGATGCAGTTGTTAGAAGTCAAGAGGTTGTTAGCACGTTTGGTTGGTCGGCAACAGACGTCTACGAGCAAGCGTTTGGTGTCAGAAATACAAGGGCGAAAAACTTCACAAAAGTTGCTGATCAGGCGTTAGAAGTCATTCGAAATGGGCAGAAAATTTCCACTGATAAAGCCGATGCGTTATGCCAGAAACTGACAGAGAAGGCTAGTCAGCTTCCTCCGTTCGATGCGCTGCGGGATGTCCTTGTGCAAATCAGTAGAGATATTAGTCGACTCAGAATTAAGGCTCCGAAATGA
- a CDS encoding 5'-nucleotidase translates to MPYPIEKKLVIAVSSRAVFDMDEANSVFEEQGVEAYRRFQLLHLNTPFNRGVAFPFIRRLLRLNELYPEQHPVEVVVLSRNSPDTGQRFFRSCQHYGLSITRGAFLSGESPHLYIGAFNASLFLSANRGDVVDAILRGFPAGLVMPTKSEDDETDHELRIAFDFDGVLANDEAERIYAKENKLEHFHSHEVTHATTPHDPGPLKDLFTKIGFFQKLEAKRSLEEASYVPALRVAIVTARNAPANERMVTTLREWGFEAAELFLMGGIEKKRVLDVLKPHIFFDDQITHLEGTAMTTPSVLIPFGIRNEDLSKSVMPDADALTM, encoded by the coding sequence ATGCCCTATCCAATTGAGAAAAAGCTTGTTATTGCCGTGTCAAGCAGGGCTGTTTTCGATATGGACGAGGCGAATTCAGTTTTTGAAGAGCAAGGCGTCGAAGCCTACCGCCGTTTTCAGCTACTGCATCTGAATACTCCATTTAACAGAGGAGTAGCCTTTCCTTTCATCCGACGATTGTTGCGTCTGAATGAGCTGTATCCGGAGCAACATCCGGTTGAAGTCGTGGTTCTATCTAGAAATAGCCCTGACACCGGCCAGAGGTTCTTCCGTTCATGCCAGCACTATGGACTGTCCATTACTCGCGGCGCGTTTCTGTCCGGTGAGTCGCCACATCTTTATATCGGGGCATTTAATGCTTCGCTTTTTTTGAGTGCCAATCGGGGAGATGTCGTGGACGCGATTCTCCGTGGATTTCCTGCTGGACTCGTAATGCCCACTAAGTCTGAAGATGATGAAACAGACCATGAACTTCGGATCGCTTTCGACTTCGATGGAGTCCTTGCAAATGATGAAGCGGAACGTATCTATGCAAAAGAAAATAAGCTTGAGCATTTTCATAGTCACGAAGTAACTCACGCCACGACGCCACATGATCCAGGTCCACTAAAGGACCTGTTCACAAAGATTGGATTTTTTCAAAAATTAGAGGCCAAGAGATCACTTGAGGAAGCATCCTACGTTCCAGCCTTGCGTGTTGCCATCGTTACCGCGAGAAATGCGCCCGCAAATGAACGCATGGTCACCACACTGCGCGAGTGGGGCTTCGAAGCAGCTGAACTATTTCTCATGGGAGGCATTGAGAAGAAACGAGTTCTCGACGTGCTAAAGCCGCATATCTTTTTCGACGATCAGATTACGCATCTCGAGGGAACCGCCATGACGACACCCTCCGTCCTAATTCCGTTTGGAATCAGAAACGAAGACCTCTCCAAATCGGTGATGCCTGATGCAGACGCCTTAACCATGTAG
- a CDS encoding antirestriction protein, translating to MTSPASIFSERLDDRRRLDVPAKLFGIRFPMYVESFVFDTAGSLSEQYNGGLWHFNLLSNGGFYMAPDQAEPFHVICDNGFEGDLSADAFGITVCLYAYSMLSFSGNEEFAQTCAQQYHWLREYMAEHAEMTVILKATD from the coding sequence ATGACTTCACCCGCATCCATCTTCAGCGAGCGCCTGGATGACCGCCGCCGACTGGACGTCCCGGCAAAACTGTTCGGGATCCGCTTCCCGATGTACGTCGAATCGTTTGTGTTCGACACCGCCGGCAGCCTGAGCGAGCAGTACAACGGGGGGCTGTGGCATTTCAACCTGCTCAGTAACGGCGGCTTCTATATGGCGCCAGACCAGGCCGAGCCTTTCCACGTGATCTGCGACAACGGGTTTGAGGGAGACCTTTCGGCCGATGCGTTCGGCATCACCGTCTGCCTATACGCGTACAGCATGTTGTCGTTCTCGGGTAATGAGGAGTTTGCGCAGACCTGTGCGCAGCAGTACCACTGGCTCCGTGAGTACATGGCAGAACACGCTGAGATGACCGTTATTCTGAAAGCCACCGACTGA
- a CDS encoding HNH endonuclease yields the protein MQIKLRPQDSKLLKKVRALKGNEWSTGQDAVVELRKLLLQLQNRRCVYCQSPIEADGIGYRELEHILPKGASRACKLPRGHSEDFDHRRSTFGYSDFSYEPLNLAISCADCNNSKGMFDSLINRKRKPIRYPAAKRFLWFHPHFHKYSEHITLNENFTFTKRTDGGDFVIRACKLNLVESLEKRFLARAVTNVVHADGLEHAVDTIAANIRGKIYGIEQGAKALIRRFNLNMVEAETVLQTKLTDSVDADIKVREDLRRMFRVVNARPPLKS from the coding sequence GTGCAGATCAAATTAAGACCTCAAGATTCGAAATTACTAAAAAAAGTGCGCGCTTTAAAAGGCAACGAGTGGTCCACAGGTCAGGATGCAGTGGTCGAACTTCGAAAATTGCTTTTGCAGCTACAGAATCGCCGATGTGTGTATTGTCAATCACCGATCGAGGCCGACGGCATTGGTTACAGGGAGCTAGAGCATATTCTGCCTAAGGGGGCTTCTCGTGCTTGCAAGTTGCCTAGAGGGCATAGTGAAGATTTCGACCATAGAAGGAGCACATTCGGTTACTCTGACTTTTCTTACGAACCACTAAACCTCGCGATTTCTTGCGCCGACTGCAACAACTCAAAAGGAATGTTTGACTCTCTAATCAATAGAAAAAGAAAGCCGATTCGCTATCCGGCTGCGAAGAGATTTTTATGGTTCCATCCTCACTTCCACAAATACTCAGAGCACATTACTCTCAATGAAAATTTCACATTTACGAAAAGAACCGACGGTGGCGATTTCGTAATCCGTGCGTGCAAGCTCAACCTAGTTGAGAGTTTAGAGAAAAGATTTCTTGCGCGAGCTGTGACTAATGTCGTTCATGCAGATGGGCTTGAGCACGCGGTGGATACTATTGCCGCCAACATTCGGGGAAAGATTTATGGGATAGAGCAAGGGGCAAAAGCGCTTATCAGGCGATTCAATCTCAACATGGTTGAAGCGGAGACAGTTCTGCAAACAAAGCTAACTGACTCGGTGGACGCGGATATTAAGGTTCGTGAAGATTTACGTCGCATGTTCAGAGTGGTCAACGCAAGACCGCCTTTGAAGTCATAG
- a CDS encoding AAA family ATPase: protein MNASIQAELRTLHAKGVANGDIPAPVQLDKQTSLFRARFGPLALQAVDGEELLKLMHGRQDNEARCMAYWLEFKNDDEFAGNSFGGIRGGTALKFGIYQRQQDGAWTSGTPRAPVLLTLDQAIAIAESQRAELVNGTSVLSQYPRGDSTDASYQRLQEAMETAAPNLSRDGWAHKYWFLMHPETLDAYHSPAYQRFHLIKLLQMPPDGVGILKGSAPRFLCAGRFAQGANDIGVPIVTFNKLLNLRDTAFHRYWKVGTTEGSAGDSHWQDMRDGGFISIGWKNSVPDLTQTLNLDPGEAKGQIAEFLKNDYDNGAMATRKAGEILNFAREMAEPDMVVACEGQTVLGVGRIVGPYEYDGSLRFPHKRPVKWMTVGQFKLGELEGPRTTVYELGKHAINLLEIEKQVAGVAGPSVKPASPVKASTLKPLDVFAARVEAILRRKGQVILYGPPGTGKTYRGLGVAQELAARHAFNRSFGDLAVSEKQEIEAEDGLVRICTFHPGWGYENFMEGLHPKTVSGGMVFEPRDGVFKKLCRDASASKKHFYLVIDEINRGDLPRIFGELITVIERDKRGRDILLPVTGSKFRIPENVFILGTMNTSDRSISLLDTALRRRFGFVELMPDSGSLLRRSVGAIALGPWLDALNARIRKHLKRDARNLQIGHAYLMPVNSAADFSRVFRDEILPLLEEYCYDDLETLGQILGGALIDVENSRIREELFDQHNEDDLFAALHFPEMHRLTLTEEATGTGQEDAAQDEDAEIDGGSPA, encoded by the coding sequence ATGAATGCGAGTATTCAAGCAGAATTGCGAACGTTGCACGCAAAAGGAGTTGCGAACGGCGATATTCCAGCGCCTGTTCAACTAGATAAACAGACATCTCTTTTTCGGGCAAGGTTTGGCCCTCTTGCACTGCAAGCCGTTGACGGTGAAGAACTATTGAAGTTAATGCATGGACGCCAGGACAATGAGGCCCGGTGCATGGCCTATTGGTTGGAGTTCAAAAACGACGATGAATTCGCTGGGAATTCTTTCGGCGGTATCCGCGGCGGCACCGCGCTCAAGTTCGGGATCTACCAACGTCAGCAAGACGGCGCATGGACCAGTGGCACACCTCGGGCGCCGGTTTTGCTCACCCTCGACCAAGCAATTGCCATCGCCGAAAGCCAGCGAGCAGAACTGGTTAACGGAACCAGCGTCCTTTCACAGTATCCCCGCGGCGATTCAACTGACGCCTCCTATCAACGGCTGCAGGAAGCGATGGAGACTGCTGCTCCGAATCTATCGCGAGACGGTTGGGCGCACAAGTACTGGTTTCTGATGCATCCAGAGACCCTCGACGCGTATCACAGTCCGGCGTATCAGCGATTTCATTTGATCAAGTTGTTGCAGATGCCACCAGACGGGGTGGGGATCCTGAAAGGATCTGCTCCCAGATTTCTCTGCGCTGGACGGTTCGCGCAAGGAGCAAACGATATCGGTGTTCCCATCGTCACCTTCAATAAACTTCTTAATCTCCGCGATACTGCTTTTCACAGGTACTGGAAGGTAGGCACCACCGAAGGAAGCGCAGGAGACAGCCATTGGCAGGACATGCGAGACGGCGGCTTTATTTCTATTGGCTGGAAGAATTCTGTTCCGGACCTAACACAGACATTGAATTTGGATCCAGGGGAAGCAAAGGGTCAGATCGCAGAATTTTTGAAGAATGACTATGACAACGGCGCGATGGCGACTCGTAAGGCCGGGGAGATTCTTAACTTTGCTCGCGAGATGGCAGAGCCTGATATGGTCGTGGCGTGCGAGGGACAGACGGTATTAGGCGTCGGTCGAATCGTTGGCCCGTATGAATACGATGGGTCTCTCCGGTTTCCGCACAAGCGGCCGGTCAAATGGATGACTGTGGGACAGTTCAAGCTCGGTGAATTGGAGGGACCGCGTACGACTGTGTACGAACTTGGCAAACACGCCATTAACCTCCTGGAAATCGAAAAACAGGTTGCAGGAGTGGCTGGGCCGTCCGTCAAGCCTGCAAGTCCCGTCAAGGCATCGACTCTGAAGCCTCTGGATGTATTTGCTGCACGCGTTGAGGCAATACTTCGACGAAAAGGACAAGTTATCTTGTACGGTCCCCCGGGGACGGGCAAAACTTATAGAGGACTGGGCGTTGCCCAGGAGTTGGCCGCCAGACACGCATTCAACCGGAGCTTCGGAGATCTCGCGGTCAGCGAAAAGCAGGAGATCGAGGCGGAGGACGGACTTGTCCGGATTTGCACATTCCACCCTGGCTGGGGCTACGAGAATTTTATGGAGGGGCTGCACCCCAAAACCGTGAGCGGCGGCATGGTCTTCGAGCCAAGGGACGGAGTGTTCAAAAAACTATGCCGGGATGCAAGCGCATCCAAGAAGCACTTCTATTTGGTAATCGATGAGATCAATCGAGGCGATCTTCCGCGAATTTTTGGTGAATTGATCACTGTCATCGAACGGGACAAGCGCGGAAGGGACATCCTGTTGCCAGTGACCGGCTCCAAGTTCCGTATCCCTGAAAACGTGTTCATCTTGGGAACCATGAACACCTCCGATCGGTCAATCTCGCTTCTTGACACCGCTTTGCGCCGCCGCTTTGGGTTTGTGGAATTGATGCCCGATAGTGGCTCGTTGCTGCGCCGCTCAGTGGGGGCAATCGCGCTTGGGCCGTGGCTCGATGCGCTCAACGCAAGAATACGCAAGCACTTGAAGCGCGACGCGAGAAATCTGCAGATAGGGCATGCTTACCTAATGCCGGTCAATTCCGCCGCCGATTTCTCGCGTGTTTTTCGAGACGAAATCCTGCCTCTCTTAGAAGAATACTGCTACGACGACCTGGAAACTTTGGGACAAATTCTCGGGGGCGCGCTGATCGATGTTGAGAATTCTCGGATTCGCGAGGAGCTCTTTGATCAGCATAACGAGGATGACCTGTTTGCCGCCTTGCATTTCCCAGAGATGCACCGTCTGACATTAACCGAAGAGGCGACAGGAACAGGGCAAGAAGATGCAGCCCAAGATGAAGATGCCGAGATCGATGGCGGCTCGCCTGCCTAG
- a CDS encoding helix-turn-helix domain-containing protein gives MHGKDIGVIFGEVLRVHRMAAGISQEELAFRSDVDRTYVSRLERGTRQPTITTMINIGAALGIPAAVLMQDVEERYLESIKATGRG, from the coding sequence ATGCACGGCAAAGATATTGGGGTGATATTCGGAGAGGTACTCCGGGTGCACCGCATGGCGGCCGGTATCTCTCAGGAAGAACTTGCGTTCAGATCAGATGTGGACAGGACTTATGTGTCGCGCTTGGAGCGGGGAACGCGACAGCCTACGATAACGACAATGATCAATATTGGGGCGGCGCTTGGCATACCGGCTGCCGTACTAATGCAGGATGTTGAAGAGCGTTATTTAGAGTCAATCAAAGCGACCGGCCGGGGGTAG